A part of Magnetospirillum sp. ME-1 genomic DNA contains:
- a CDS encoding STAS domain-containing protein, which yields MQFRVKDDGSAVHVSLEGQLNFAANEDFQSLLTQLSGIKNRKVTFEMSGLSHIDSVGLGLLYIAREDLAEGGSSISLANPRDNVFRMLELTEAHKTFEIKR from the coding sequence ATGCAGTTTCGTGTCAAGGATGATGGATCCGCTGTCCACGTGTCGCTCGAAGGACAGCTCAACTTCGCCGCCAACGAGGATTTCCAGTCCCTGCTGACCCAGTTGAGCGGGATCAAGAACCGCAAGGTGACGTTCGAGATGTCGGGCCTCAGCCATATCGACTCGGTCGGGCTCGGCCTGCTTTACATCGCCCGCGAAGATCTGGCCGAAGGCGGCTCCTCCATCAGCCTGGCCAATCCGCGCGACAACGTGTTCCGCATGCTGGAATTGACCGAGGCCCACAAGACCTTCGAGATCAAGCGCTGA
- a CDS encoding PP2C family protein-serine/threonine phosphatase, with amino-acid sequence MIRLPSRTSGWRTDPESGETGGAASGTGATRVVKDVLHVLLVEDEPGDARLVEYALRMSSTPTFVVKHVTTLAAAIAHVGGDEPVDVVLLDLSLPDSTGIATVSRMQEATSRTPIVIMTGLDDPRFASYALEAGAQDYLIKSDDPERTVGRAIRYAITRMAGQLERQALLERIAQQQRHLVEEVNAARAMQFDLLPRPERLDERLAALGVEVESFFEPSSGIGGDLWGCLDCGGPRMSFYCFDFTGHGIGAAMNVFRLHALISDHWDPRRQPAETLSVLSGALKSLLGRGQFATMFLCTIDTEAGEIEWASAGAPAPVIMQGQDYRFLDAKGIPLGLSKAPEYRDHREAFPPGAALFMYSDAITDSPTGDEQLFGESGLGGSIQGLLRRHGELRVDHLLDDVCRQVRMPFEDDLTAVCIRRLAGEG; translated from the coding sequence TTGATCCGTCTGCCCAGCCGAACCAGCGGCTGGCGAACCGACCCTGAAAGCGGCGAGACCGGTGGCGCCGCCTCCGGAACCGGCGCCACCCGGGTGGTGAAGGACGTTCTTCACGTCCTGCTGGTCGAGGACGAACCGGGCGACGCCCGCCTGGTGGAATACGCGCTCAGGATGTCGAGCACCCCCACCTTCGTGGTCAAGCACGTGACCACCTTGGCGGCCGCCATCGCCCATGTGGGCGGAGACGAACCGGTCGACGTGGTTCTGCTGGACTTGAGCCTGCCCGATTCCACCGGCATCGCCACGGTCTCGCGCATGCAGGAAGCCACCTCCAGGACCCCCATCGTCATCATGACGGGCCTGGACGACCCGCGCTTCGCCTCCTATGCCCTGGAGGCCGGCGCCCAGGACTACCTGATCAAGAGCGACGACCCCGAACGGACGGTGGGCCGCGCCATCCGCTACGCCATCACACGCATGGCCGGCCAACTGGAACGCCAGGCGCTGCTCGAGCGCATCGCCCAGCAGCAGCGCCACCTGGTCGAGGAGGTCAACGCCGCCCGCGCCATGCAGTTCGACCTGCTGCCCCGGCCCGAGCGCCTGGACGAGCGGCTGGCCGCCCTTGGCGTCGAAGTGGAATCCTTTTTCGAGCCGTCGTCCGGCATCGGCGGCGATCTCTGGGGCTGCCTGGATTGCGGCGGCCCGCGCATGAGCTTCTACTGCTTCGACTTCACCGGCCACGGCATCGGCGCGGCGATGAACGTCTTTCGCCTGCACGCCCTGATTTCCGACCATTGGGACCCCCGGCGGCAGCCGGCGGAGACGCTCAGCGTCCTCAGCGGCGCGCTGAAGTCCCTGCTGGGCCGCGGGCAGTTCGCCACCATGTTCCTGTGCACCATCGACACCGAGGCCGGCGAAATCGAATGGGCGTCGGCCGGCGCCCCCGCCCCGGTGATCATGCAGGGCCAGGATTACCGCTTCCTGGATGCCAAGGGCATCCCGCTGGGCCTGTCCAAGGCCCCCGAATACCGCGACCACCGCGAGGCGTTTCCGCCCGGTGCCGCCTTGTTCATGTATTCCGACGCCATCACCGATTCGCCGACCGGCGACGAGCAATTGTTCGGCGAGAGCGGCCTGGGCGGGTCCATTCAGGGATTGCTGCGCCGCCATGGCGAATTGCGGGTGGATCATCTGCTCGACGACGTCTGTCGCCAGGTCCGGATGCCGTTCGAAGACGACCTGACCGCCGTGTGCATCCGCCGCCTGGCTGGGGAGGGCTGA
- a CDS encoding MBL fold metallo-hydrolase yields the protein MTHQQFGDFGDFSLSVLVTSPPWYENCYLVVHKPTNTLAIIDPGGDGERILEAVAATGAKAEVIWLTHGHPDHLGAAHQLETALGIPTRAHVDEAQVISTSSDLNRTFTGQPQKGPGSLETFAGEPTESLGGAPVRVIHTPGHTPGGVCLDFGGFVLTGDTLFRNGVGRTDLPGGSEQQLWASINRLLGLLDDDVMLFSGHGPEWAVREARRWWRMVG from the coding sequence ATGACCCATCAGCAGTTCGGCGATTTCGGCGATTTCTCCCTGTCGGTCCTGGTGACCAGCCCGCCCTGGTACGAGAACTGCTACCTGGTGGTGCACAAGCCCACCAACACCCTGGCGATCATTGATCCCGGCGGGGACGGCGAGCGCATCTTAGAGGCGGTGGCCGCCACCGGGGCCAAGGCCGAGGTCATCTGGCTGACCCACGGCCATCCCGACCATCTGGGCGCCGCCCATCAGCTGGAAACGGCCCTGGGCATTCCCACCCGCGCCCATGTGGACGAGGCCCAGGTCATCTCCACCTCCAGCGACCTCAACCGCACCTTCACCGGCCAGCCGCAGAAGGGACCGGGCAGCCTGGAGACCTTCGCCGGCGAGCCCACGGAAAGCCTGGGCGGCGCTCCGGTCCGCGTCATCCACACCCCCGGCCACACCCCGGGCGGTGTCTGCCTGGATTTCGGCGGCTTCGTGCTGACCGGCGACACCTTGTTCCGCAACGGCGTCGGACGCACCGACCTGCCCGGCGGCAGCGAGCAGCAATTGTGGGCCTCCATCAACCGCCTGCTCGGCCTGCTCGACGACGACGTCATGCTGTTCTCGGGCCATGGCCCGGAATGGGCCGTGCGCGAGGCGCGCCGCTGGTGGCGGATGGTGGGGTGA
- a CDS encoding ATP-binding protein yields MASVMTPPSPGCHASERRPCLVVAAPPSEDLAAQCRALGIDLRRDAPGPDLPAAPILCGEGSTESVRAGLAAPYCGFMELGVEGVLGIGLRCFEIARGGGMTLSLQTATVYRLETLELVAQAIRNRFGEMIGNCADLIEISLAEALSNAVIHGNLGIPNHLRTTAEGFVEFQRIMHARMADPALASRRIEINVQARSADFLCVSVSDQGNGFDLSEKLAHTAESTAKNGRGLALIRKAVHALHGEDGGRTLVMTFCR; encoded by the coding sequence ATGGCCTCGGTAATGACCCCGCCCTCTCCCGGCTGCCACGCCTCGGAACGGCGCCCCTGTCTGGTGGTCGCGGCCCCGCCCTCCGAGGATCTGGCCGCCCAGTGCCGGGCCCTGGGTATCGACCTGCGGCGCGACGCCCCCGGCCCCGACCTGCCCGCCGCGCCGATCCTGTGCGGCGAGGGATCGACGGAATCGGTCCGCGCCGGCCTTGCCGCCCCCTATTGCGGCTTCATGGAGCTCGGGGTGGAGGGGGTTCTGGGGATCGGCCTGCGCTGCTTCGAGATCGCGCGCGGCGGCGGCATGACCCTGTCACTGCAGACGGCCACCGTCTATCGCCTGGAGACACTGGAACTGGTGGCCCAGGCCATCCGCAACCGGTTCGGCGAGATGATCGGGAATTGCGCGGACCTCATCGAGATTTCCCTGGCCGAGGCCCTGTCCAACGCAGTGATCCACGGCAATCTCGGCATCCCCAACCATCTGCGCACCACCGCCGAGGGCTTCGTCGAGTTCCAGAGGATCATGCACGCCCGCATGGCCGATCCGGCCCTGGCGTCACGCCGCATCGAAATCAACGTCCAGGCACGAAGCGCCGATTTCCTGTGCGTCTCGGTCTCCGACCAGGGCAACGGCTTCGACCTGAGCGAGAAGCTGGCCCATACCGCCGAATCGACCGCCAAGAATGGCCGCGGCCTCGCCCTGATCCGCAAGGCCGTCCACGCCTTGCACGGCGAAGACGGCGGCCGGACCCTGGTCATGACCTTTTGCCGCTAG
- a CDS encoding LOG family protein encodes MRKPPRKRGPFVSARREISESDVPGASSAQTASPAYRLAFEDVDFLLRQDLRPVRLQLELLKPELLQQQHGIKSTVAVFGSARIPSPERAQSVLGQAEEEARNHPKDREAARRLAVARRMVANSRYYEEARRFARIVTGTCAGEHVCDFVVKTGGGPGIMEAANRGADDIGGKSIGLNIVLPMEQEPNSYITPDLCFRFHYFAIRKMHFLTRSKALVVFPGGFGTLDELFEAATLIQTGKIEPIPILLFGREYWERVINIDAMINEGMVAPEDKDIFTFVETAEEAWNCIADFYRLPK; translated from the coding sequence ATGCGAAAGCCGCCCCGCAAGCGCGGACCGTTCGTCTCGGCCCGGCGTGAGATTTCCGAATCCGACGTGCCCGGCGCTTCGTCGGCGCAGACCGCGTCGCCCGCCTATCGCCTGGCTTTCGAGGATGTGGATTTCCTGCTGCGCCAGGATCTGCGGCCGGTGCGGCTGCAACTGGAATTGCTGAAGCCGGAACTGCTGCAGCAGCAGCACGGCATCAAGTCGACGGTGGCGGTGTTCGGTTCGGCCCGCATTCCCTCGCCCGAACGCGCCCAGTCCGTGCTGGGGCAGGCCGAGGAGGAGGCGCGCAACCACCCCAAGGACAGGGAGGCCGCCCGGCGTCTGGCGGTGGCGCGGCGCATGGTGGCCAACAGCCGCTATTATGAGGAGGCCCGGCGCTTCGCCCGCATCGTCACCGGCACCTGCGCCGGCGAGCACGTCTGCGATTTCGTGGTCAAGACCGGCGGCGGGCCGGGCATCATGGAGGCGGCCAATCGCGGTGCCGACGATATCGGCGGCAAGTCCATCGGCCTGAACATCGTCCTGCCCATGGAGCAGGAGCCCAATTCCTACATCACCCCCGATCTGTGCTTCCGCTTCCACTACTTCGCCATCCGCAAGATGCACTTCCTGACGCGGTCCAAGGCGCTGGTGGTGTTTCCCGGCGGTTTCGGCACCCTGGACGAACTGTTCGAGGCGGCGACCCTGATTCAGACCGGCAAGATCGAGCCGATCCCCATCCTGCTGTTCGGACGCGAGTACTGGGAGCGGGTGATCAACATCGACGCCATGATCAACGAAGGCATGGTGGCGCCCGAGGACAAGGACATCTTCACCTTCGTCGAGACCGCCGAGGAAGCGTGGAACTGCATCGCCGACTTCTATCGGCTGCCCAAATAG
- a CDS encoding methyl-accepting chemotaxis protein: MSDGVWQNLRLRQRFMIVVGLGVIVMAAVIVIFIARFEERAMERKLHELSVNEMTSLHALILNVMATRPEDADNIGIKVFNKWFDSRNVHYAGKVWSVWGPKVAAHMKDVEPERAPKLAQDDIDREALATGKAVGRLVGDSYRYAMPIVLGVTDGAKDEVCHSCHGGMGMGDGEVIAVLSSSLSTAAEKAELHNVLIGLFAFGIIATLVSVFGVRWILTRVITKPIGRMTTLMGRLADGDTSVEIEAIERKDEVGDMARTVQVFKEHMLEAEHLRATQEQERLKAAEERARTMRDMADHFEATVKAKVAEVEVSTTGIQKTAHAMANRSGQSGSRSLDVSEAANITTERAATVSEATRQLALSINEIAQQVGESSRIAQQAVENVNTTASQMSGLSDSVQAIGNVVQLINDIAAQTNLLALNATIEAARAGEAGKGFAVVANEVKNLANQTAKATEEISNQVAAVQTSTREMTSSIEGVVETIRTIDNISTAIAGAVQQQEATTRDIASNIDEVATQAGEVSGSVSTLSRSSARSCAGAVRVIWSAKSLSEAVSDLKTEAEDFLRSVRG, translated from the coding sequence ATGTCCGATGGTGTCTGGCAGAATTTGAGGCTGCGCCAGCGTTTCATGATCGTGGTCGGCCTGGGCGTCATCGTCATGGCCGCCGTGATCGTGATCTTCATCGCCCGGTTCGAGGAACGCGCCATGGAGCGCAAGCTCCACGAGCTCAGCGTCAACGAGATGACCTCGCTGCACGCCCTGATCCTCAACGTCATGGCCACCCGCCCCGAGGATGCCGACAACATCGGCATCAAGGTCTTCAACAAGTGGTTCGATTCGCGCAACGTCCACTACGCCGGCAAGGTGTGGAGCGTCTGGGGCCCCAAGGTTGCCGCCCACATGAAGGACGTGGAGCCCGAGCGCGCCCCCAAGCTCGCCCAGGACGACATCGACCGCGAGGCCCTGGCCACCGGCAAGGCGGTCGGCCGGCTGGTGGGCGATTCCTACCGCTACGCCATGCCCATCGTGCTGGGCGTCACCGATGGCGCCAAGGACGAGGTCTGCCATTCCTGCCACGGCGGCATGGGCATGGGCGATGGCGAAGTCATCGCCGTGTTGTCGTCGTCGCTGTCCACCGCCGCGGAAAAGGCCGAACTGCACAATGTCCTGATCGGATTGTTCGCCTTCGGCATCATCGCCACCCTGGTGTCGGTGTTCGGCGTCCGCTGGATTCTGACCCGCGTCATCACCAAGCCCATCGGCCGCATGACCACCCTGATGGGGCGCCTGGCCGACGGCGACACCTCGGTGGAGATCGAAGCCATCGAGCGCAAGGACGAGGTGGGCGACATGGCCCGCACCGTCCAGGTGTTCAAGGAGCATATGCTGGAGGCCGAACACCTGCGCGCCACCCAGGAACAGGAGCGCCTCAAGGCCGCCGAGGAACGGGCCCGGACCATGCGCGACATGGCCGACCATTTCGAGGCCACGGTCAAGGCCAAGGTGGCCGAGGTCGAGGTGTCCACCACCGGCATTCAGAAAACCGCCCACGCCATGGCCAACCGTTCGGGCCAGAGCGGCTCGCGCTCGCTGGACGTCTCGGAAGCCGCCAACATCACCACCGAGCGCGCCGCCACGGTGTCCGAGGCCACGCGCCAGCTGGCGCTGTCCATCAACGAGATCGCCCAACAGGTGGGCGAATCCAGCCGCATCGCCCAGCAGGCGGTGGAGAACGTCAACACCACCGCCAGCCAGATGAGCGGCCTGTCCGATTCCGTCCAGGCCATCGGCAATGTGGTGCAGCTGATCAACGACATCGCGGCGCAGACCAACCTGCTGGCCTTGAACGCCACCATCGAGGCGGCTCGGGCGGGTGAGGCCGGAAAAGGTTTTGCCGTCGTCGCCAACGAGGTCAAGAACCTCGCCAACCAGACCGCCAAGGCCACCGAGGAGATTTCCAATCAGGTGGCGGCGGTGCAGACCTCCACCCGCGAGATGACCTCGTCCATCGAAGGCGTGGTGGAGACCATCCGCACCATCGACAACATCTCCACCGCCATCGCCGGCGCCGTGCAGCAGCAGGAAGCCACCACGCGCGACATCGCCAGCAATATCGACGAGGTCGCCACCCAGGCGGGCGAGGTCTCGGGCAGCGTCTCGACCCTGTCGCGCTCCTCGGCCCGATCCTGTGCCGGCGCCGTTCGGGTGATCTGGAGCGCCAAATCCCTGTCCGAGGCGGTCAGCGACCTCAAGACCGAGGCCGAGGACTTCCTGCGCTCGGTCCGGGGATAG